CCTTTCTTTAAATCTGAAAATGATATCCTGGAGAAAATGCCTTATCAGTTATGCTTGTCCAAAATCATGAGATTAAAAAATCAAGAAATTGAGAAAAGACAAAATAAGACCATGAAGAGAGATATATTGTAACTAAGAGTCAGGAAGGATAATTTAAATGTACTGGGACTGAAAAGGTTGGTATGATAATGATCATAAAACTTTATCGGGCATTGTTCTAATGCAAGATGGTGGAAATTTGATATACAACATGCAATAATACAAGAAAAAGCCTAACCATAGTGTTTTGCAAGTATCTTTGACATCATTGCTCAAACAAACAGAAAAGCATGAAATGGCCATCGGTACAGCTTCCTTTTACAGTAATCATCCTTTCAAACGAAATCAGCCAATTAATTACCTGAAGCGATGCGCTGCAAAGGAAGTACTGCTGCTTCAATCTCAGAAGTTTTCCTTCTTCAGTAGCATCACCGGGATAGAGAACAGCACATATCTACAGTGTCATATACAAGACTATTTAATTATCAAATTAGCTAGTTCATGAAGGACGAAATTAGCGAGAAAAGATGCAACAGTTACTTATGGCCTAGATATGGTAACAGATAAAATATAGCACATAATTTTCAACTTTGTAGTTGAGATGGATCAACATCCATTTATCCCAGTCACAACTAAAAATCATGTCAAATCTACCAGATTGCCACTGATAACTCTttggcattttttttgtgaccAAGTTGTTTGATGAGATGGTCAGTGCATGAAAATCTATACAAAAAAACATGGTTATCACATAGCGCTCGTTAACTTAATGACCTTACAGGCTCATCTATTAGGGAAATATAAGATAACATTACTGTTAGCATCTCATGCCATTGATCAGATCAGTTTCACAAAATTAAAGGAATAACTCCTGATTTAGACTTGCTAATGCATCATACATGAACAACTGAATGACTCAGTTTAGGATTGCATATCACCTGCTGTGCCCTAGAGTGAAGTTGAGCAGCTGACTCGTACTGACCATCATTGAATTGGAATAAATTGAAATCCTGAGCAGTAGCTTTTGCATCCCAAAGACGAAGGCTGATTGCATTTTTCGTCTTGTACCCAGGAATCGGCACATCATATGCTAAAGCACTCATAACTTCTCCTCCCGCCCATTTCCGACTATCACATgataaagaaaacaaagaaccGATTAAAAGGGCAGAACAAGGCCCTGACAcatattatggatcagagggagtaataaacaaCAAGTAAGGCGGTGGAAACTGTTACAATCTGATGTACAAGAACTCTGACTGCATCAAAAAATCTACCTAGCAAAACTGAGTTATGTAGTGTCACGCATGCAGATTCGTACATGCTCAAGTTTTTGGATCAACAAATTGCATAAACAAAGAATCAAATTTCAAACAAGCATTGTGTTAGCAAAGCATTTCTCTTGTCTTTCTGTGTCCAGTTGCTAGAAGACAGGATAGTGTAGGCTGAAGAAGTGAAAAAGTGTACTGAAAGAGCTTAGTAAGCATATTCTTCTTTTAGTAGACCTTCCAGTTTACCATTACAGAGCAAATCCTAGATCAGTAAATCAAGCCAGAAAAATATGTGCAGTTGAAGCTCCAcacttttatttttaattttagaAGGTATTACAAGCCTTAGTAACTCCAGATTAAaactttaattatttttttaaatagaaCTTGTTCAGTTGTCTATATATGCTTACGTTCCATCTGGTGAAATCTCAACATGGCCGAAGAATCTGATTGGGTATACAACATCATGCCTGACAATCTCCCACGGGCTAAACTTCTGAAAATATCAAACACAAGAGCTATTACTAAGAGCTAGATTAAGAACAGTGAAGAATCTATGTACAAATTAGAAATGTTACATCAAGCCAGTCTTCAGCAAATTCTTCTTGGCCTTCCTTGGCAATGATCTGTTTGAACAGGCCATATCGGTAACGAAGGCCATAGCCCCAAGCAGGTAAATTCAGTGTTGCCATTGAATCCAAAAAGCAAGATGCAAGCCGGCCCAAGCCACCATTTCCCAGAGCCGCATCTCTCTCCTGAGTTACATAATAATTCTCACTGTCAATTCTGCTTAGAAGAGGCTCCAGAAATTTCAATAATATTGGTTCTATGCATGTATCCATAACTCAGTTCCTTAGTAAACATATTTAGGTTCAAATTAAGTGAGTGACTAATAGAGGAGAAAATAGTGTTCGAGAAAACAGAGGAGAAAATATGTCCAATCTTATAGACCCTCAAGATCTTCTTGTGTTAATATAGTAAACAACTCATTTTCAGCCCTTAATTTTATGGTTCCACCAATACACATAGGTCAGATCTAAAATATTGATGTCGTTATGGACATTTTCTAATCTTGTGAATCGTTTTTTGGTTTGGTTAAATAGTGGATCAAGTCCAAGCTATACCTGAACTGCTTCTAAAAAggcaaatacggagtacatctTAATACCAATTAGACAATGTCACGGTCAAACAAAGCACTAATTAAATAGTGTCACTACTTACTACCAAGAGAACCAAGTGCTAATTAAATAGTGGAGTGCTAGTAACTAAACAAATCCCGGCCAAATTTAGGACGAGGAGCACTTCGATAGAGCTCAATCTCACCTGTCCAGCGATGGCCTCGAGCTCGTACCCGAACTTCTTCAAGGCCTCCGCGTAGGCGCCGGTGATGCCGAGGCTGCCGACAGCGTTGCTGAGCGCGCGGCCCTGCAGATACTCCATGGACAGGTAGTACGTCTGCTTGGGATCCGTCTTGTGGAAATGCACGTACGTGTCATTCCATCTCTGCGCACACGCAAGGGGCAAGAATAAAGCAGAGATCACACCCCGGCACCACCGGACGCGAATGGGAGCCGCGAGAGGCTCTTTTAGTCTAAGGGTTGGCGGACCTGGAGCAGGTGGTCGCGGACACTCTCGGCAGTGGAGAAGAAAGCCTGCTCGGGGCCGAAGGCGAACGGCGAGAAGTGGGGGCTGTACTGCGCGTGGTAGGAGATGTtgccggcgatggcggcggggtCCGCCGACCCCggggtcgccgccggcttcaCCTTGTCCGCCGCGCTCATCGCGGAATGGGGAATTGCGTCGAGCACTCGGTGTGCGTGTGATGCGTGTGGTGATAAGGCTTCGGGGTTCGAGCAGGCACCGAATGGGAGAACGGTAAAGAACTCTGGAAGCCGGGGGCCTCCTTTTGTACTGGACGGGAGCGGGCGGGGTCGCGGAGAGGAGAGCAACAGATCCGAGAAATTGGGCGAGACGAACAATTTTTGGAAAGCTCGAAGATATTTATTTTAAGTGGTAGAGGACCAAAAGTAGGAGAAAACGAAGGCACATCGGTTGTTTTCTGGGCTCCCCTCCGATAGTTTcttttgctctcttttttttgcgaggttGTTTTGCTCTTTTTCGTGAAATGGTCAATAGATTTGTGTACTGATGCGTAGCACGGTACATACTTAAGTATACGTAGCATCCAATGTATTGATAATATACACGTGTACTACCTCAAACATACACTCATGTTCAGATGTTCTGAAGTaatgtagtactccgtatgaaCTATTCATGTTCTGAACTTGCTGTGTTTGGTACGCGCGAGAGGCAGCCAAAGGTGCTCTGTAAAATTGTAATCGCGTAACATTGACACATCGTAGAATTAAATCATTAGATGAAGATCTGTCCTTTTGGTTCAATGCTACATTCCTCCTCTGCGTCTTCGAAGAGCCTCGGGCACGGAGAGACATTTACGCTCTGTTTTCTAAGCAAAAATACTGGCGAGAAACAGTCTACAGCATCAGCACTTGCATGTTGTAGACCTGTAGTACGCCGGAGACGGAGAACAAGATCCAGAGGAGCTGTACGCGGGGAAGCGGCGCCTGGAGAGTACACGTGGCACGCGGGCCGTGTTTACCGTTCACTCACTCTCCCCCTCCTGCGACGCCTCTGGTAAATCGGGCAAGATGGATCGGTCCAACCATTTCCAGATTGGGCAGGAGGGCCATTCGGCCTTTTCTCGTCAGCTTTCCTATTTAAGTATGCTATCTTCTGCCATCGGCCACCATGACGCACTCAGATGACTGTCTCCTGTAGATCCTAAAGTTCTTAACATCCACTTAAACGAATCGCCACTTGGCATGGCAGTTCTCAATTTTCTCATCGCCTGAATTCGATGCCAGTtgcctgaaaaaaaaaatctacgcGAGAATGCGATCGGCACATCGCCCATGTATCTGAACGGAAACGAGCGATTCTGTGTGTGGCTTTGGTAGATCCGGAGAGAAGATCCCTCAAATATCCCGGGCACTTTTGGAGGAGAGCCGTACGATACCGAGAGCGCGATGGGACTGGGCTCGTCTCGTGTGAGGATGATGGGGACGTGCCCTGTGAAACGCACCCTGGTCGTTCACTGAGCTGTCTGTGGGCGTAGGATCGAGGTCCAGTTTGGTGATGCACGCACGACAAAAAAGTTGCTTAGGATCACGTGCGTCCTGTTCATACACTCAGCAATCACGAAATGAACGGTGGTGCAGGCCGGACGGATGGGCTTCGTctcctctatttttttttttctcttttctcgaGCTCACTTGGTTTACTTCTCGCGCACCAAACACACCTAACAAGATCAAGCTACTTGCTTCAAGTTCAAGTTTACACTTTACATTGCAGTTCATTGCCTTTTGAGTTTTCTCTTTAGTTTTTACGGTGTTGTATTTTACTGTGTATGTGGAGAGTTCAAATAGTACAGATTTACTTTTCAGGGATATATTGCAAAATCCAatctacggagtatatatacTTGCGTGATCTGCATCACGGTAAAATTTAAATCAAAACGTATCTAAAGGCAGTGCTATCCCAAAACTTAGTACTGTACTATGATCCCCGCGTGGACAAGCATCCCAAATTCCAAAGTTCCCAAATTCTACTCCTCGAGACTCGTAACTGATGAGGCGTGCGTGAGGGTGGAATCATCGCGCGGCCTCGttcccgcgcccgcgcctgcgcctgcgctcgCGGCACGCTGCTGCTCGTGCTGGAAGCCGCGCCTGACGGACCAGAGCACCTCGGCGCATCGCCGCATGgccggccgcgccgcgcgATCCGGAGCCGCGCACTCGGCCGCCAGCGCCATCACGCGCTCCACGGCCGCGACCGCCGCGCTGGTCCTGCGCATCCGGGTGTCCATCGCCACCACCACGTCGCCATCCCTGCACTTCCGCAGTGCCTGCAGCCACACGGTAATTCCGTCGAACACCTTGCTTGCAGTACCTTTCAACGCCGAATATGCTACTGGTGTAGTTAGGATGGAGCTAGATTTACCCATTCGGTGGTGAGGCGTTGATGGCGGCCGCTGTTGCGCTCTATCGGGCGTCGGCCGGTGATGAGCtcgacgaggaggacgccgAAGGAGTACACGTCGCTGCGGTCTGTGAGGTGGTTCGTGCGCAGGTACCCAGGGTCCACGTACCCTGCCGTTCCCTTCACCATTGTTGAGACGTGGGTTGCTTCAGTTTCGTCGGGGGCTAGGCGCGCAAAACCGAAGTCGGCCACCTTTGCCCTCAGCTGATCCGTGAGGAGGATGTTGGTTGACTTGATGTCGCGGTGGATGATTGGGTGGTCTGTATGTCCATTGTAGAGAAATAGTACTCGTCGGACATTAGGATGATGATTTGGTGTACAACATGTCTGACAAAAATCTGATGAAAATGCGCTCAACTGGTAGTCTGTGGGACTGTGGCGATTCTTATAGAATATGGTGAACTGATGATGTATAGACATTCAGAGGTTTAGTTTGTCCATAGCACATTTTCGCCTTTGAAGTTCCAATGGACAATATGGTGAACTGATGATGTATGCATTTGTGCTTGTGACAGTATGAATATGGAAATGTTCATGCTATGTGCAGAGtacatctactccctccgttccatattaattggtgcggatttagtacaagttgtactaaatctgtgccaattaatatggaactgagggagtataagTTTGTCCATAGCACATTTTCCCTTTCGAAGTTCCAACGGACATTAAGAATATAATGAAACATGCTTTTGAAGAGGAATTTGAGAATTGTACATTCTGTGGGATATCAAATATGCTAATTGAAACGGAATGGTTTCAGGGTTATTAATTGTCATGCAGAAACGGAGCCTTGTACCTGTGTATCCATGTAAGTAAGCGACTGCATGAGCTATGTCGATAGCAATGTTGAGGCGTTGTGAAAATTCCAATGGTTCTCCTCGTGTTCCTGCGTAGCCACAAAAGACGTGACCCTAAAATTCTTTTAATCCAGCAGAATTTATGAGAGACAAACATCATTATATGCTACACCATAGTTAGTCCAAGAAAACTGAGTAACAAAGGGAACTGTGAACAGCTATGGTTATAAATGGAAAATTAGAGTATTAACTCTGACTTGCATACTGAAAATAAATAGGCTTGGTGGATTAACATTCAGGGCATAATATCCGCCTGTTGCATTGCTACGCATTATTATTTCGTCCAGATCCAGTCTTCTGTGGATGTCAAAATTAGTGGGTCCTATTTACCTATTTTAACAATATTATGGTGAACCTAAGCATATTTGACCTACCATCCAAGTGTTCACGGAGCGTTCCATTGTTGACATACTCAACCAGAATTAGGCGTTCACCCTCATGCTCCAGGTGCCCCAGAAACTTCACCAAATTTAAGTGTTCGACCTTCGACAGCATCTGGATTTCAGTTCTGAACTCTGCAGATAGGTGCCTGTCATACATATTCTGCCAATTCCAGATGCTGGTGAATTTGTTTGCATTCAATTGGTTGCTGGAACTAATATATTAGCATACACGCACTCTCATCCTTCTGAATAAGAAATTCAGCCACAAACCTTATTAGCTCGCTTTACAGCTATAAAGGATCCATCCCTGAGCTTTCCCTTATACACAGTGCCAAAATTTCCTCGCCCAATTCTGTTTTGTTCGCTGAAGTTTGAAGTGGCCAGGCAAATTTCCTGAAATGAGAACCGGTCTTTCCAGAACTTATTTCGAGCATTGTCACCTATCTGTCTGGATGTATTAGTATGTGTGCTGCTTGCCGATGAAATTCTTGAGACTGCTAGAAACCATTAAAACCTTTAGTGTCTTATTTCAATTAATCACACTCAGTTTTCTTGATTAATTGAATAGCTTATATAAAAAACACATGCGTGCACACTATAGATGATTTAGGCTAGCTAGTAGGCACATCTGCTGGTTAGTTGTTTTCTGAAAGCTGTATGTCTTGAATAGCAGAATAACAATCGACCATGTGGATAGAAATGTTAGTTGCACTGCAAAGCTAACTTGAAGGACATCGATTAACCTAAGTTTATGTGTCACAAGGTTAATCAGAGCAGGACAGAAAAGGTGGCAGATTGGGAATCCCTAAATGCTGGTTTGATGAAAACA
The Brachypodium distachyon strain Bd21 chromosome 2, Brachypodium_distachyon_v3.0, whole genome shotgun sequence genome window above contains:
- the LOC106865941 gene encoding calmodulin-binding receptor-like cytoplasmic kinase 2 isoform X2, giving the protein MAGKKTRSTRSLWDAAATTVEACTNCFAPRRSRIGEVHETPSNDARDVSSSSISRISSASSTHTNTSRQIGDNARNKFWKDRFSFQEICLATSNFSEQNRIGRGNFGTVYKGKLRDGSFIAVKRANKNMYDRHLSAEFRTEIQMLSKVEHLNLVKFLGHLEHEGERLILVEYVNNGTLREHLDGTRGEPLEFSQRLNIAIDIAHAVAYLHGYTDFCQTCCTPNHHPNVRRVLFLYNGHTDHPIIHRDIKSTNILLTDQLRAKVADFGFARLAPDETEATHVSTMVKGTAGYVDPGYLRTNHLTDRSDVYSFGVLLVELITGRRPIERNSGRHQRLTTEWALRKCRDGDVVVAMDTRMRRTSAAVAAVERVMALAAECAAPDRAARPAMRRCAEVLWSVRRGFQHEQQRAASAGAGAGAGTRPRDDSTLTHASSVTSLEE
- the LOC106865941 gene encoding calmodulin-binding receptor-like cytoplasmic kinase 1 isoform X3, which translates into the protein MAGKKTRSTRSLWDAAATTVEACTNCFAPRRSRIGEVHETPSNDARDVSSSSTVSRISSASSTHTNTSRQIGDNARNKFWKDRFSFQEICLATSNFSEQNRIGRGNFGTVYKGKLRDGSFIAVKRANKNMYDRHLSAEFRTEIQMLSKVEHLNLVKFLGHLEHEGERLILVEYVNNGTLREHLDGTRGEPLEFSQRLNIAIDIAHAVAYLHGYTDHPIIHRDIKSTNILLTDQLRAKVADFGFARLAPDETEATHVSTMVKGTAGYVDPGYLRTNHLTDRSDVYSFGVLLVELITGRRPIERNSGRHQRLTTEWALRKCRDGDVVVAMDTRMRRTSAAVAAVERVMALAAECAAPDRAARPAMRRCAEVLWSVRRGFQHEQQRAASAGAGAGAGTRPRDDSTLTHASSVTSLEE
- the LOC106865941 gene encoding calmodulin-binding receptor-like cytoplasmic kinase 2 isoform X1, with the protein product MAGKKTRSTRSLWDAAATTVEACTNCFAPRRSRIGEVHETPSNDARDVSSSSTVSRISSASSTHTNTSRQIGDNARNKFWKDRFSFQEICLATSNFSEQNRIGRGNFGTVYKGKLRDGSFIAVKRANKNMYDRHLSAEFRTEIQMLSKVEHLNLVKFLGHLEHEGERLILVEYVNNGTLREHLDGTRGEPLEFSQRLNIAIDIAHAVAYLHGYTDFCQTCCTPNHHPNVRRVLFLYNGHTDHPIIHRDIKSTNILLTDQLRAKVADFGFARLAPDETEATHVSTMVKGTAGYVDPGYLRTNHLTDRSDVYSFGVLLVELITGRRPIERNSGRHQRLTTEWALRKCRDGDVVVAMDTRMRRTSAAVAAVERVMALAAECAAPDRAARPAMRRCAEVLWSVRRGFQHEQQRAASAGAGAGAGTRPRDDSTLTHASSVTSLEE